CGCGCGCGCAGCTGGAGACCAATCTGTTCGGCGCTCTGTGGATCACGCAGGCGGCGCTGCCGTTCCTGCGTGAGCAGGGCGGCGGCCACATTCTCCAGGTCTCCTCCATCGGAGGCATCAGCGCCTTTCCGCTGGTCGGGATCTACCACGCGTCGAAGTGGGCGCTCGAAGGCATGAGCCAGGCGTTGGCCCAGGAGGTGGCGCCGTTCGGCATCAAGGTCACGCTGATCGAGCCCGGGGGGTTCGCCACCGACTGGGCGGGGTCGTCGTCGAGCACGTCCGAGCCGTTGCCGGCGTACGCCGACTTCCACAAGGAGGTGCAGGAGCAGCGCCGCAAGCGTGTCGGTACGCCGGGCGATCCGACCGCGTCCGCGGCCGCCGTGCTGAAGGTGGTCGACGCCGATGAGCCGCCGCTGCGCTGCTTCTTCGGTTCGGGGCCGTTGGGCATCGCCAAGGCCGACTACGAGCAGCGTCTCGCCGTGTGGGAGAAGTGGCAGCCCGTGGCAGAGCTGGCGCAGGGCTGAGTCGGGGCGGGAGGCCCGGCGTGCGGTCGCCCCCCCCTCCCGCTCTCTCCCCCTCTCCCCTTCTTCCCGGGGTGCTGCTTCGTCACCGGTCCGGCGGTGCGGCCGTGTTCCTCCTGCCAGGGGGGCCACGGCGGTGCCCGTTCCAGAAGGACGGGTACAACCCGTTTCAGTGGGAGACGCCCCGTCGGCCGGGCTTGCGGGGTGGAGCCGATCGGCGCGGTCGGCTTGAGCAGCCCGATGTGGTTCGGTACGCCGGCGGTGTGGG
Above is a window of Streptomyces subrutilus DNA encoding:
- a CDS encoding SDR family oxidoreductase, encoding MTQKIWFITGASRGFGREWAIAALERGDSVAATARDLSTLGDLHEKYGERLLPLRLDVTDRDADFAAVQQAHERFGRLDVVVNNAGYGHFGMVEELTEAEARAQLETNLFGALWITQAALPFLREQGGGHILQVSSIGGISAFPLVGIYHASKWALEGMSQALAQEVAPFGIKVTLIEPGGFATDWAGSSSSTSEPLPAYADFHKEVQEQRRKRVGTPGDPTASAAAVLKVVDADEPPLRCFFGSGPLGIAKADYEQRLAVWEKWQPVAELAQG